ctccccaaaggacttttggttatccaaaatgcatactgacaatcaaatgcttactgcacatgaacccctttgtgtagaagtataatcctggtctcaaatgaaaggtaacactttgaggtttcttgtggactatttagattgtatggCAGGTGTTCTAGACTGacaacacaaaatatggaataattacacaaaagtctctatttttgaaTTTACTTTGTtgtttcaatgagtgtgtataagagagactatacatctgcacaactaatattggataatacaacatgaagattcaatgtctatggattcctgtgaatattcaATAATTTGAATTTCAATACCCAATatgctgcatctacttattgctaagacacagacacacagcaaatacctgaggaagagagaaagtaaTGTTCCAGAACAGACCCGTAGGCAGCCGGTCTGAGTGACAGGTCGCTGAGCGTGTAGGGCTGCAGCGGTGCGCTCTGCTCGTTGATGGGCCAGCGCTGCGATTTCACACCAGCCCCGCCATACCACTTCACGCCCGCCATAGAGAAGCAGTTCTGAATGAGACACCATAGGCGACGTTAAATCATTAAAAGCCTTGAAAGTGAAGTTGTAAAGAACCAGAGCATCACTCAATGTGTAGGCCTAAACAAACGAGATTGAGCTAAAGCAAGATGGACCGGCATGTACGCAACTGCTTGACTAACCGACTGAATAGCATTGTCAAAGGCCAGGTGTCTAACGCGCAAATAAATAGCTGCGGTTTCGTCCGACAGCTACAAGACTATTTTAATGATGGCCCATTTGCCAGCTTACCTTCACTTCCACATGACAATGTAATGGTTCCCAGGTGACATTATAGCACTCAGTGTGCTGCGAGTCACCGGGAACAAGAGAAATTCGAACATCCACCTGCGACTCCCATCTATAGCAGAATCTCGTTTTATTTAACCAACACAAGTTCCGAACAAATGGTACACCAACTTCAGGGTTCGCCAGATCCCCAACAGCAATGTTCAAGTAAGTTTTATCCCCAGCCGGAGTCTGGAGAAGTAGATGGTGGCTGCGGCGATCCCACTGGAACTCGCTAAGTTGGCCTTGGAGTATCCAGGTTTTGTGTGAATGATCCACGACTTGCCAGTAAACCAAGCCGATAGTAACGACAAAAAGTATCCCCAGGAGGAGGCACGCAACAGTTCCCCTCCAGCTCTCGCCCGCTTCCTTCAACGTGGTGTCCCACGACACCTGAGGGACCGGGCTGGGGTTCCTTCACGGGTGGGAAAAGGAACAAGGTACAGTATTAAATGACATATGGCTTAATTAAACCCAAACACGCAGAGATCATTTCCCCACAAGAATAGGCATAGAAGCAGGTGGTAACAAGTCCAGCAGGGTAAACTCACCACATAGTGCTGTGTTTGCCGAACAGATCATGTAATCAGTCGGATTTTGAGAGAGCCCTGACGGGCACCCGTCAGGAGAGGCGCGTCTGCTGCCCCCGCACTCCACTTCCAGCAACATGCATGGGGAGACGCTCCACTTCCAGCAACATGCATGAGATCAGATTCCCACGCCTGCCCCCAGTGTACAGCACAGCTGCAGTTGGTATAGTGAGGCATGCAATAGAATAGCCTACAGTTATATTATGCAAAAGTTAATCACTATTGTTAGGGTAAATGTTGCTGGCAGGTACACAAATATAGGCACACATTATTCGACAAGATTTGTGATTTACAGCAGACTGACTGCACCATAAGAGTTTCTAGGGCAAAGGTCAAGGGACCAGGCAATGTGACATACATATCAGAGCAGATCATCATTTGGAGGTGCATATGCATATGCTCACAGATAAACACTAGGGACCAGGTTTCTAAACATGGAAGCCTAGTCCTAGACTAAAAGCTTTGTTTCAGTTAATACTTCAACTTCATTGTAGTTGCCTTTTAGTCTGGTATAAGACTTTATGGGAAATCACCTGGGTCCTCATCAGGACTTTCCACAGGAGTTTCcacacaattgcacacacacacacacacacacacacacacacacctttgtaaACTCTGCTTTGAGCAAGACCATGTCAGGTGCCGCAAGCGTctagtcttgaatttccccttggggatcaataaagtatctatctatctatctagcgtTCTCACCCCTCTGCCATGTGATGCACTGTTTACAGCTATGTCATtgttcagagagaaagagtgacagagagagagagagagagagagagaaagagagagagaggctttccAGAGGGGGGCATCTATAAAAGGGCATGAGTAAGATTGCAGCGCCAGGAAGGTGGCACAGTTGATCAGGTTACACGGGTACCGAGGACTGCTGATggtggttctctctctcacgcacacacacacacacacaaacacatcaaactGATGTAATCAGCTGATGGTCATAGGGAGGGGTGGAGATGACACTATCAGTGGGCATgtaggtgagtgtgtctgtccatATGCTTGAGTACGAGCACCAGTGATTGCCAGTTGTTCTCTACCCGCATCTCTTTGGCTTCTCACAGTAAGAACCAATGCTGTGATCTCCTTGGTGGCTGGTGGCTTGGAGGCTGgtgcaaacacagacaaaactgcctcaccATGTGATACTGGAAATCCTCATATAACcccaacatacatacatacatacatacatacatacatacatacatacatacatatggatacatacatacatacatacatacatacatgcatatgtatgcatacatacatacatacatacatacatacatacatgcatatactgtacatacatacatacatacatacatatatacgtAACTGTATTGTTTGACCTGACACACATGCATTATACTCAAGGTACACAGTGTCTCATTAAGTTCAGTTCAGGCTCCTTGAGATAGATAGCTCTACAATATAGAGAGTAAGTTAGATATGAGCAGCTCTACAATATAGATAGAGAGTAAGTTAGATATGAGCAGCTCTACAATATAGATAGACAGTAAGTGAGTCTGGTTCAGCACAAGCAGTGCCGGTCCAAATGAATCTCTGATCTAAATGAGAATGCCCTCCCCTTCCTCTGCTCCTCTAGAGTGTAAAGTTAGCAGCTTGTTATATAATATGAATCTTGCTGTGAAGAAACTTTGTGAAATTATGCAGTTATGTCAGTGTGTTTTTGCAGCACAATTACACAGTGGAACCCATCTGTGCCTTGTTATGTAGTAGGTCATAACAATCTCTTGTTCCATGCATGTCATTCCTCCCCTTGGCCAGAAGAGGGAGATGTGTGGCGGTGTTTGGCCATTTCCAGAGGCTGAGCTGAGTATTTAGTGTCTGACTGCTGTTATTATTTCATTATGGTGTGCACACATAAGTGCTGTTTATAaacacagcatgtgtgtgtgtgtgtaagtgtttgtgtaagtgtgtgcgtgcacaaaTGTATTTACCCATGTGGGTGAATGGTATTTTTGTCATTTCTTTAAATGGTgaagtgtttttctgtgtgtgccaGCCAGTGGGTGATACTACGCTACTAAATCTAaatttatgtgtgtggtgtgtgtatatatacctGGCAACCTCAGAGAATGACTATCTTATAACAGCCGTGAGCAACGCAGGACAAGCATACATCACACTACACATCACAATGAGGCTGTTTACATATCCAGTGGAACCTTCTGCTCTGACTGAGAGTTGAACCCCAATTCTCAAGCACCGGTGCCACCACACCATGAAAATGAAACTGAAGTCAAGACCTATTATAGTATACGATATTCATGTAATAACAAATAAACTCATTAAAACACAGACATAGTGGTGCTAGCTTTTGAAGACCTGCTAAAACAGGGGGAAGAAGAATGTGGGAGCCTGGAGAAATGCTGAGGACTGCGCGGGGGATTGAAAGGAACGATTAGGACCACTTGGGGCAGTGATCTCCAAGATGGCTCAGAGAGAGTGGCTCTGACTGATCCCAGAAACAATATCCCAGCTCCGTGTTCACAGAAGCACGCTCCTAGGAACACCAAGGACATCCTaacaaagatagatagatagatagatagatagatagatagatactttattgatccccaaggggacaTTCAAGAATTTCAAGAAAAATCCTGGGCTCAAATTGAGGAAGTCACAATTACGAACACACTAACCTTCTGTATGggaatgaaatgtgtgtgtgtgtgtgtgtgtgtgtgtgtctgtttgtgtggctCTGTCTTAAAAAAACGCAAACTTCCGTCAGTCCACTACTAGTGTGCACTGAGCGCTTACATCCGTAGTGCCCACTTTTTGATGGTTTGTACTGTCCCACTATCTGCACTATATACTTACAGTAAATTAAGCATTTGAAGTGTGCAAGTAGGCGGTTTgaggctcagtgtgtgtgtgtgtgtgtgtgtgtgtgtgtgtgtgtgtgtgtgtgtgtgtgtgtgtgtgtgtgtgtctgtgagagccAGTTGAAAGCACACCCGATGATCATCATGTGACTCAGGCTTTTGTCAGTTTAATGTCTCATGTAAATGTCTGTCTTAACCACCATTGCACGATGGTACTAGTGGCGGGGTGGAAACAGCAGGGAAGGGGGAGCGGCAGCACTGACTGGACTGATCTGGAGTCTGCTCCGCATGCATATATTGTAGTGTCCAGCAAAGCCATAGCGCTTAATGAGACCAAGGAATACTGATGACATCAGTGAGTAACTGGAGCTTCCAGAAGCTTGGGCATGCCTGGACAAGTCAAtgcatgtgtatacacacacacacacacacacacatacacacatgtacgcacacacagttatatacaaacacatacagttatATTACTGATTACTGTAAATTCACAACATCTGAGGGAAATTCAGCAGAGATCATGCTAAtacattcagagagagagagagagagagagagattgtaacTTGCACAAATATTAATTCCAGTATGAAATTGTGAGGACTTCAGTAACTTGGGTCGGTTCATctgctgtatgtgtatgtatacaaGTTATTGCCCAACTCATGTTACATAATTACCTGTAACttaatttacttttggtttATTcattgtttctttgttgaagttgtcattgttcttttgtttttctttactATTAcaccatgcaaaatttgagtttATTAATTGCTGCCAATAAAGCATAATTTGatttaagaaagaaagaaagagagagagagagagagagagagagagagacttcacaCAAGGCTAGCGTGTATGTGAGTTGTGTGTCTGATGAATAACAGTGGGCAAGGGGACCCAACACTTGTCTGTTATATTGCTTCAGGTTGCTTGAAGTCTGCCGATAAACGCTGTTTTTTTCCCAGCTCAATACTGGAATTTGAAGTCACGACCAGCCAGCTAATTCCTGCTATATTTATTCTCTTTGCTATTATGGAAATTCCATAATCTGTTATGTACATTTCTGTGCCTGCAACATAAGTGCAGGACTGTAAATGACTACGCATGACCCACAGAGCCGCTACTGACCTATAAGTGTGTGAAAGAACAACCACCTGATCTTCCATTAAGTAGCTGGAGCTGGGAGAGTCCAGTAGACACTGAGAGAAGACATGCATCACAGTCTGATATATGCGCACgccacgcacagacacacacacacagatacacacacacacacacacacacacacacacacagacacacacacacagagatacacacatatttacacatgttcactcactcacacaaagggTGGCAGTGGGAATGTAAACACAGAATGCACACAGAAGTacaaatattcacacacacgtacaaacacatacatcctgcacacacacacagaccatacacacaaacacaaacatatacatccACACTTGCAGAAGTATGCATGTGTAGAAAGacaccaacatgcacacacagaaaaactataAACAATATAACAATAAATATGACATTGTTATTGACAGGGATCAAAAGAACCCattttctgtcatttttaatgaaataatGTCTGTGTAATTCCTGTCATTCATAGTTTACAATATCTGTTTCAACGAGCTTAAGTTGTAATTATGTCTCaaccacttacacacacccatacacacactttcttcttGTGTCTGTTCCTGGCCTTGGGCTATCATGGCCTCATGTTACCTTTGgtaatatgtgtgtctgtgtgtgtgtgtgtttgtgggcgtGCACACTTTGATGGCATCTCTTGAATACTGAGGTGCAGAGATGAGCCTGTCAGCATATGATTATACTTCTAAACTTCAAGCAATTTTTATATCACTCAGCCCACTACTCcagcaactctctctgtgtgtgtgtgttagaagtaGAGGTTAATGCATTGTAATGCAATTGATCAATTCACTAACCAGGGGCTCCATTTCTCcgtgtcagacacacacgcacacacaacaagacagacagacagacacacacacacacagagagagagagagagagagagagagagagagaggcaaacacACTCTGAAGCCAACAGCTATTGTCAGTGAGCTTTCTCTGTGTTGTGCATTGTTCTTGTGGCATCCTTTTAAAGTATCTATCAGAATACAATCCAGTCAAATCACTCATCTTGTTTTCAGTGGTCAACAAGTCCGGTACCAATGTGTTTGCATGCCTTAGAAGTGTCATTGGAATGCGTCGCAACCCCCATTGTTATTGCAAGAAGAAGAATGTACCCtcaattaaaattccactggccGGGCGACCTACGGCCAAAAGGGGTTTAAACTCTACTCATTTGACTAAGAATGCGTGGAGTTGTTTGTAATTGCGGGCTCCCGCTTGACACCACCGCGGTAGGTTCGCTCAAATGCCGGTAGCGGGAGCTAACAAGACATCACTGACTTACTGTTACGTAGGTGTTTCTAGTAGGAGTCTAGACTTCTCAACACCAGGGTCGGAATCACGGTGTTTGTCGTCATATAGAAGGGATAGATGGATATCTAGACTTATCAAGACCCGTCGCTTAGCATAGGGCCTGCTTTCTGTCACGGTGGGACTGGGCAGATGTTGTGGCGAAAGCTGTGTGATTAATTGAGTTAACGGTGAGTAATTTGCGCCGGCCATTCAGGGGGAAACGAAAGCAGCCTCCCTGAAGACTACTTTTTACAGAATTATTGTTTGAGGTAGCTTAGTGTGTATGGACGCGCTTCTGCGTGTGCGTAcgcgagtgtgcgtgtgtgtgctcgaATGTGAGGAAAAGTAAAAAAGAGAGTTTACACCAAGAAACTCCACACATGCGCAGGGGAAACAGAATGGAGAGGGGGCGCGAGGGGCGGGTTCGGTATAAATTGCCTTTCGCTACCAAATTCCGTCTGTCGCGCGCGTACCGAGGCAGCCCGAACATCTCTTctagacacacatgcagcagCTCACACACTAACCCGATTGCGTGTGCAACCTCTTtgtgtcacacactcacactaacccGTTCAACTACAGCATGGAGGAGCGACAGCACTGCGCACAACACGCACCGTGCAGCACCTGCAGGAGAGAGCGCAAAGCAAACTTAACGGTAAGCATAGAGCGCACGGAAACTGTTCCTCAAATTTGAATCTGTTGACTTTAGTCCCGACTGAAGTCGATTTTGGAATACATGTTCCGTGCAGTTGAAGTTTAACCCAACTCGGCTGCACTTTGTTATTTCAGTTTTTCTTCGATGTGTGATTGATGTTCTGTGGTTATTTATTTTAAACGAGTCTTTATATTTAGTGTATTTGGTTGGCACTATACGGTTTTGCTGCACAGGGTACCTGTTGAAACCAGACAATTGAAGTTTTTGCCAATCCATACGCCTTGAAATCAGAAGATGCATTATCACAGAAACACCTGATGGAACACTGAAGTCTAATCACTGTTTGTTTACGTTTGCCTCCCGCAGATTAGAGGCGTATCGCCCCCCGGTCGATTTCTGATTCTGGCTTTGTCTTTGAGCTTGTCCATCGCCCAAGCTTGTGCATTAGCCCCGGAAACGCTGTGCGGCGGGGAGTTGGTGGACACGCTCCAGTTCGTCTGTGGAGAGAGGGGTTTCTACTTCAGTAAGTCCGTCATATAACGCACACAGCAGAACCACACTGTATAGGTGATTGTGCAATGGCTTTGACACCTGATAACCGATGATGACGAGCCATTATTGGATCTTTCAGTGTAGAACTGGGACAGCTCTATTCCAACACACACGTAACCCTCACTCTCACGTCTCACTCTCTGTGCATTGACACTCAGGAGGTTGACTTCTATGAGGATATTTGCTGACTGGTCAGTGCGTGAGACTGTGTTGGTGTACCTGGCAAAGGGCAGCGTGTGAGGCAGTTGAacagaattgtgtgtgtttatggatgtgtgtgtgtgtgtgtgtgtgtgtgcagtgatagTATGAGTCACAGGTGGTTAGAACCCTGTTCTCAGGTTCTGACGGTGCAGAGATTTATCTTGGGCTCGGTTCCTTGGAGAGTGTCCACTCTCGTGTCATACTTTGTATGCCTTCACACTCTCTAGTCACCATCATCATTACACAGTTCACTCGTTCTCTCCCtacctatcacacacacacacactttctctctctatctctctctttctctcaatgcCTTCCTCTTGTCTCTGTGAACGTCTCTCTGTTGGACTGTCCAAGCTTTTATCTTTATGTGTAATAGCCTTGTAGTCTTTGTgggggtttctctctctctccctttctctccctctctgtctgtgtatgtgtgtgtgtgtgtctgtgaatgtgtgctcTGATGCATGTATGTTTGCAGAGGGAAGGTCAGCAGTGTTTCAGCCTTTCTTTTGCTGCAGTTCGACTCTTCTtgctaaacacagacacacacacacacagaaagtcagaaatagagagagagcgagagagagagacagacagacagagacagtgagACCACACGTGCAAGAGAGAGTAACCTGTATAGTATCAAGACAGTACAATCAAGAAACCTGTATAACACCAACAATTCAAAATCTAAATCTTATCTTAATCTCTCTGCATCTCCTTTCCTAAAAAGTCGTCGTGCACATGACTAAtggcccctccccctccttctcccaGGCCGGCCTCCACGCCCGCGCGGGCGCTACCAGGGGGGCATCGTCGAGGAGTGCTGCTTCAGGAGCTGTGCCCTGGAGCTGCTGGAGCAATACTGTGCCAAGCCCACGGTCACTGAGAGAGACCTCAGCCGACACATCCTACCTGCTCTGCATGGGGTAAGACATACATTCATAGATATTGtacatacattcacatacacatagacatccCATATACTCTCATATACATGTGGACAaacatggacatacacacacacacacacgtgtcgaTGGAAACATATGAACATGGCAATGGGTATTTTACCACTCACATCCACATGCATAAACacgctgcatacacacacacacacatttgaatacattcatatgtgtgtctattgaaaacacacaccaacatacaaacaaaaaccCAAGCTCCCACACTCTGGCAGAAGACGTTTAAAGATATTGAATTTTGTGCTAAAGTTGATGTTTACTCACGACCAGCCCCGCGCATTTCCACAAACATGTAACCATGGCAACATACAATAACGAAGTCCCATTGGCTAGCTATGACGATGATGTCATGTCTCAGTGCCCacttgaggtgtgtgtgggaggttgtGTTCTGTTTGGCACCAGTATGTGTGAAGCCTCAGCAGTCCAGCTGGCAGAGGCTCcagtacaaaacaaaacaaaacaaaacaagtccTCTCTTACAAAACAACTCACCAGCTGAACCTAATCAGGCAACCAGGGTGGAGTGGAAGCCCTGCCTTGTCCTTCCTGGAAGTGTTATGCCTGAAGGTGAATCCAATTGTTTTTGAGGTCTTTTTCGCAACAGCGCTGATGTATTtacaacttctctctctctctctgtgtgtgtgtgtgtgtgtgcaggaaacAGTCCAGAGGCCGTACCCAGTGCGCTTTGCCCTGTGGCAGAGGCAGGCGGTCCAGAGACTGCGCCGTGGTCTGCCTGTGAGATCCCGTGCTCCGTTGCGACACCCTCAGCTGGCGCCCGGTGATCACATGAGAGACGCCACGGACGCAGCTCTGCGGCGAGCTCTTGGCAGGCGACGTCCTTCGGCCGCCGCCACTGTCGGATCTAAGATGGACGGCGGCCGCCGCCAGCCTCTCGCTCTCACGCCGCTGGTCAACAGGCGCTCTTTTCACACGCTCAGCTCTCACCAAGACGAAGAGGGCGCCATCACGGCACTGCTCAGCAAGCAGCGGTCTGTTCACGCGCCCAGCACCAGTGTCCAGGAGGACGCCCGTGTCCGACGACCCTTGTCCGAGTGGCTCAGCACACTGCCtcttcacaaacacactgccCGCAAGTGAAGACCGCACAAAGAGAAACTTACAAAGGGAATGAACTGAGTGATAGTCACCCCAAACCTTCCTGCTATGTCTGAGGCacactgacaacacacacacacaaacacgctttatatctctgtctctctctctcacacacacacacacacacacacacacacacacacacacaaacacactttatatctctgtctctctcacacgcgcacacacacacacacacacaaacatactttatatctctgtctctctcacacacgcaaacattaactgacacatatgcacacacatcttcatgctctctcccccctgccctgtctgattggctctcagacagaaaagtgtgtgtgtttgaaacagACTTGACCGCAAATGTGTTTCCTGGCTGTCGTTGAGCCAGTCAAGAGAAGACGCCATTGACCCTCGGAGCTCCTTGCAATACAAAGGCGGCAACCAATGAAACCACACTAAAGAATAagaattgtgtttttgttttttttcaccgagtgagcgagagagtgatGTTCGTGCTCCTGCACCTTTAGATAACCCAAAGAGGCACCCAAAAGCGACAGACCATTcgtgaaagaaaaataatttgaGGAGGGAGTCAGTCAGGTCACTTCTGGTGCTATCATTGGGAGAGATGGACATGGGAGAAGAGGAGgctttaaaaaatgtgtttctttttaactTTTTATCATTTTTACTGTGCTTTCCGTTTTAAGGAAAGTGGGACTTAAAAAAAGACGTatataacaagaaaaaaaaaagcttgatttgtggCTGAGCAAAGCTGGGAGGTCAGTGTTCCTTAGCATCGCCGAGAGGAATGACCGTGGGGGAACCAAAGATTCACACATTGAGTGGACTGATGTGCATCAGACCTGAAAAGACTAAAGATATTAGCCATAAACTACATAAGCCACTGTATCCTGCACTACCTTCACAATCCTGCAAAGAAACCGTCACAGACATATCTGTTGTTTCCTTCTCTGTCAGTTTTTCCAGATACTATTCCTACTTAAGATGTACATATGGAAATGCTTAAAAGTCAAGagggggggaaagcaataatgTTATCAGTCATTCTATTCTTCTAGTACACAAATGCTTCAGTTTGAGGTGAAATACTTGAATCTGTTTAATTTTCCCACAGAATTCAGAAATATTACGTGGTGATAACTGTATTGAACATGCATTACAAAGATCAATTTATCATTGTTTAAAAGTATTAAGTATCTACTAATACTGTGGTACCAATGTCACAAGAGTATAAGAAGTTTCAATGTCATTTGAATCACGTGAGGTGAAATTCAGTTTTCCATCTCTGTTTTTTTATGGAATGTCTGTTTCTGATGAGTCGTGCTCCGTGGAATGTTTTGAAGTATTACCTGCCCTTGAGAATCTCCAGCCTTTGGATCACTGCTTTAGAATGCATTTTTGATCATTCGAAGCCATTTTAAAGGAGGAGGAGTTTCAGCAGAATGGATTTTTGTTCCGTtgtcttttctttcctctccctgGAATGAGCCCTCTGATGTTTCTCTGCTCAGACACAGGCAAAGCACTGTACAAAggcattatttattttcttattaaaaaaataaatatgattATTAAATATGGTCCAAATGAAATACGTACTCGGCACCAATGCACAACTGTTGACAAGCCTCTTTTTTGTATGTTTCTTTTGTATCTTGTACTGCTTCGTTGTGTAGATGCTTTGTAccaaaaaagaaacacaaaaaaagcatcctcctctcctggtTTTCCCCACTGAGTAAAGTCCAAGTGCCCTTTTAAAAGCTGTGCTGTGGCCTGGTTCATTTCAGAcagagtgaagatgtgtgtgtcaaAAGCCTGAGCCTCCCTCATCATGGTCTCAGGGTGCTCTATTGGATGGATGCAATgggaaataagtgtgtgtgtgtgtttttgcgttATCGTgcttggtgtgtctgtgtgtagtgtggatGTGAAGTGAATCTTAACATGTTGattgtaagtctgtgtgtgtgtgtggggggggtgttttTCATGATACGTTACCTTTTAATCtggatttggtgtgtgtgtgtgtgttttatctgtGGTCTGTAATCTGGATGTGTTGAGTATGGCCAGAgtggatgtgttgtgtgtgtgtgtgtttcatctgtGGTCTGTAATCTGGATGtgttgagcgtgtgtgtgtgtttcatctgtGGTCTGTAATCTggatgtgttgagtgtgtgtgtgtgtttcatctgtGGTCTGTAATCTggatgtgttgagtgtgtgtgtgtgtttcatctgtGGTCTGTAATCTggatgtgttgagtgtgtgtgtgtgtttcatctgtGGTCTGTAATCTGGATGTGTTGAGTGTGGCCAGAgtggtgtgtggatgtgttcaGTATGGCCAGAGTGgagtgtggaatgtgtgtgGTCTGCATGAAGGAGCCTCCTCCTGTTAGAGTGGTCAGTAGTGCAGATGTAAACAACAGTGGACAACCTCAGCAGACACCACTGTGCACGACAGTGTCCCTAGcgcttacacacgcacacacacacacacacacacacactccaatcaGCTGGGAAAGTCATTATTAGACCCTCCCCTGAGTGTGCCTTTGGGGGTGAGGGTGTGGGATGGGGGCAGGGACAGACTAAAGACAGACTCTTcgtcaacaaccccccccccacacacacacacacacacacactcctgcaacCCCAAGAGGGGAGAGGTTGTGGTATGAAATCATTTTCATGCAACTGGCCATTTTTAACAGACCACCTAGAAAGAAAATCTTTACAAATGAAAATATCATGTCCCTATGTTCATAACAACTAGGCCCCAACCGGGCTGCTACTTGTAAGACTGTCAGTAGGCCAAGGTGCTGCAGCTTTGTGTGTGATGACGATGTCATTGATGTGTGTTTACTCAGAGAGAGGAACTCCATTCAAATGCTATGTCCTTTGGGAGCAATGCATCAATGCCACATAATAAATTACCCTGATGTCTTCATGCCTCGGGTAAGAGTGGAATAGCATAGGCAAGGAGCACTGACGCAAATACTCACATTACAAACCTGACTTAACACATGTCTTCTGAAAACATGAAAGACTGATATTTTTTTATGCAACAGGGGAAAAGTGCAGCAGGGGCAAGTTGCAGAGAGAGATGTAAGGAATTGGTCGCTAGCCAACTTGTGAATGTGCTTCCAACAGTTTAGAAGTCTTTTCAAAGTTATTTCAACTTCTACCTCTTGAAAGTAATTTACTaaacgttttttttatttctaatcTCAGTGTTGCATTGCTC
The Alosa sapidissima isolate fAloSap1 chromosome 14, fAloSap1.pri, whole genome shotgun sequence DNA segment above includes these coding regions:
- the LOC121682149 gene encoding insulin-like growth factor II, producing the protein MEERQHCAQHAPCSTCRRERKANLTIRGVSPPGRFLILALSLSLSIAQACALAPETLCGGELVDTLQFVCGERGFYFSRPPRPRGRYQGGIVEECCFRSCALELLEQYCAKPTVTERDLSRHILPALHGETVQRPYPVRFALWQRQAVQRLRRGLPVRSRAPLRHPQLAPGDHMRDATDAALRRALGRRRPSAAATVGSKMDGGRRQPLALTPLVNRRSFHTLSSHQDEEGAITALLSKQRSVHAPSTSVQEDARVRRPLSEWLSTLPLHKHTARK